In one Dunckerocampus dactyliophorus isolate RoL2022-P2 chromosome 9, RoL_Ddac_1.1, whole genome shotgun sequence genomic region, the following are encoded:
- the acp6 gene encoding lysophosphatidic acid phosphatase type 6 isoform X2: MRKFWTRVGIVGSVSIVFGSLLWLKQKSKNSVYELKLVQVLFRHGARTPLKSIPDVMEVQWVPTLLEPPAHTHMNYVVTDLYGGPRPPAMLEDSYRKKTLSGGVFPGQLTTLGMQQLYELGKRLRRRYIEERPFLSATFSPTEVYVRSTNIIRTIESAKCLVAGLFQQKQKVVPILTTAAESEILYPNYHSCKLLRMLGSRRLAESSNLPDIAADLKSIQSELGIAARPDVDFILIRDDMVAREAHGLPCPPALTTWRSTVEQRAVDMMCHVYEPSKRESLQLCVGPLLHTFLLNIEEKLQGASTEPNRKLFLYSAHDTTLIPCLMALGIFDMQWPPYAADLTLELHQHQHTKEAFVKVSYKGQDQLVPGCSGLYCPLQEFKQVLSAHSLNSELYQSLCNNT, encoded by the exons ATGAGGAAATTTTGGACCAGAGTGGGTATCGTCGGCTCCGTGTCCATCGTCTTTGGTTCCCTGCTGTGGTTGAAGCAGAAGAGCAAGAACTCTGTGTACGAGCTGAAGCTGGTTCAAGTCCTGTTTCGACACGGCGCACGAACACCGCTTAAATCGATACCGGATGTGATGGAG GTGCAATGGGTGCCCACCCTGTTGGAGCCCCCCGCCCACACGCACATGAACTATGTGGTGACAGATCTTTACGGTGGGCCCAGACCCCCAGCAATGTTGGAGGACAGCTACAGGAAAAAGACGCTGAGC GGCGGCGTGTTCCCGGGTCAGCTGACCACTTTGGGCATGCAGCAGCTGTACGAGCTGGGCAAGAGGCTGAGGAGGAGGTACATCGAGGAGCGTCCCTTCCTCAGCGCCACCTTCAGCCCGACTGAGGTCTA TGTGCGCTCCACCAACATTATCAGGACTATTGAATCCGCCAAGTGCTTGGTTGCAGGCCTCttccagcaaaaacaaaaag TAGTTCCCATATTGACAACGGCAGCTGAATCGGAAATCCTCTACCCCAACTACCACTCATGCAAGCTGCTCAGAATGCTCGGCAG CCGCCGCTTGGCAGAGTCGTCCAACCTTCCAGACATCGCAGCAGATCTCAAGAGCATCCAGAGTGAGCTGGGCATCGCCGCCCGCCCTGATGTCGACTTCATCCTTATCAGGGACGACATGGTTGCCAGAGAG GCACACGGTCTGCCCTGTCCTCCTGCATTGACCACGTGGAGAAGCACAGTGGAGCAGAGAGCTGTAGACATGATGTGTCACGTCTATGAACCCAGCAAGAG GGAGAGCTTGCAGCTGTGTGTGGGACCACTGTTGCACACCTTTTTGTTGAACATAGAAGAGAAGCTACAAGGTGCATCGACGGAGCCTAACAG GAAGTTGTTCTTGTACTCCGCCCACGACACCACTTTGATCCCGTGCCTGATGGCTCTGGGCATTTTCGACATGCAATGGCCGCCGTACGCCGCCGACCTCACGCTAGAGCTTCATCAGCATCAACACACCAAGGAGGCTTTTGTCAAAGTGTCCTACAAAGGCCAG GATCAACTTGTACCAGGATGCAGTGGACTCTACTGCCCCCTGCAGGAATTCAAACAGGTGCTTTCAGCACATtcgctcaactctgaactctaCCAGTCGCTTTGCAACAACACTTAA
- the acp6 gene encoding lysophosphatidic acid phosphatase type 6 isoform X1: protein MRKFWTRVGIVGSVSIVFGSLLWLKQKSKNSVYELKLVQVLFRHGARTPLKSIPDVMEVQWVPTLLEPPAHTHMNYVVTDLYGGPRPPAMLEDSYRKKTLSGGVFPGQLTTLGMQQLYELGKRLRRRYIEERPFLSATFSPTEVYVRSTNIIRTIESAKCLVAGLFQQKQKEVVPILTTAAESEILYPNYHSCKLLRMLGSRRLAESSNLPDIAADLKSIQSELGIAARPDVDFILIRDDMVAREAHGLPCPPALTTWRSTVEQRAVDMMCHVYEPSKRESLQLCVGPLLHTFLLNIEEKLQGASTEPNRKLFLYSAHDTTLIPCLMALGIFDMQWPPYAADLTLELHQHQHTKEAFVKVSYKGQDQLVPGCSGLYCPLQEFKQVLSAHSLNSELYQSLCNNT, encoded by the exons ATGAGGAAATTTTGGACCAGAGTGGGTATCGTCGGCTCCGTGTCCATCGTCTTTGGTTCCCTGCTGTGGTTGAAGCAGAAGAGCAAGAACTCTGTGTACGAGCTGAAGCTGGTTCAAGTCCTGTTTCGACACGGCGCACGAACACCGCTTAAATCGATACCGGATGTGATGGAG GTGCAATGGGTGCCCACCCTGTTGGAGCCCCCCGCCCACACGCACATGAACTATGTGGTGACAGATCTTTACGGTGGGCCCAGACCCCCAGCAATGTTGGAGGACAGCTACAGGAAAAAGACGCTGAGC GGCGGCGTGTTCCCGGGTCAGCTGACCACTTTGGGCATGCAGCAGCTGTACGAGCTGGGCAAGAGGCTGAGGAGGAGGTACATCGAGGAGCGTCCCTTCCTCAGCGCCACCTTCAGCCCGACTGAGGTCTA TGTGCGCTCCACCAACATTATCAGGACTATTGAATCCGCCAAGTGCTTGGTTGCAGGCCTCttccagcaaaaacaaaaag AAGTAGTTCCCATATTGACAACGGCAGCTGAATCGGAAATCCTCTACCCCAACTACCACTCATGCAAGCTGCTCAGAATGCTCGGCAG CCGCCGCTTGGCAGAGTCGTCCAACCTTCCAGACATCGCAGCAGATCTCAAGAGCATCCAGAGTGAGCTGGGCATCGCCGCCCGCCCTGATGTCGACTTCATCCTTATCAGGGACGACATGGTTGCCAGAGAG GCACACGGTCTGCCCTGTCCTCCTGCATTGACCACGTGGAGAAGCACAGTGGAGCAGAGAGCTGTAGACATGATGTGTCACGTCTATGAACCCAGCAAGAG GGAGAGCTTGCAGCTGTGTGTGGGACCACTGTTGCACACCTTTTTGTTGAACATAGAAGAGAAGCTACAAGGTGCATCGACGGAGCCTAACAG GAAGTTGTTCTTGTACTCCGCCCACGACACCACTTTGATCCCGTGCCTGATGGCTCTGGGCATTTTCGACATGCAATGGCCGCCGTACGCCGCCGACCTCACGCTAGAGCTTCATCAGCATCAACACACCAAGGAGGCTTTTGTCAAAGTGTCCTACAAAGGCCAG GATCAACTTGTACCAGGATGCAGTGGACTCTACTGCCCCCTGCAGGAATTCAAACAGGTGCTTTCAGCACATtcgctcaactctgaactctaCCAGTCGCTTTGCAACAACACTTAA
- the acp6 gene encoding lysophosphatidic acid phosphatase type 6 isoform X3 — protein sequence MNYVVTDLYGGPRPPAMLEDSYRKKTLSGGVFPGQLTTLGMQQLYELGKRLRRRYIEERPFLSATFSPTEVYVRSTNIIRTIESAKCLVAGLFQQKQKEVVPILTTAAESEILYPNYHSCKLLRMLGSRRLAESSNLPDIAADLKSIQSELGIAARPDVDFILIRDDMVAREAHGLPCPPALTTWRSTVEQRAVDMMCHVYEPSKRESLQLCVGPLLHTFLLNIEEKLQGASTEPNRKLFLYSAHDTTLIPCLMALGIFDMQWPPYAADLTLELHQHQHTKEAFVKVSYKGQDQLVPGCSGLYCPLQEFKQVLSAHSLNSELYQSLCNNT from the exons ATGAACTATGTGGTGACAGATCTTTACGGTGGGCCCAGACCCCCAGCAATGTTGGAGGACAGCTACAGGAAAAAGACGCTGAGC GGCGGCGTGTTCCCGGGTCAGCTGACCACTTTGGGCATGCAGCAGCTGTACGAGCTGGGCAAGAGGCTGAGGAGGAGGTACATCGAGGAGCGTCCCTTCCTCAGCGCCACCTTCAGCCCGACTGAGGTCTA TGTGCGCTCCACCAACATTATCAGGACTATTGAATCCGCCAAGTGCTTGGTTGCAGGCCTCttccagcaaaaacaaaaag AAGTAGTTCCCATATTGACAACGGCAGCTGAATCGGAAATCCTCTACCCCAACTACCACTCATGCAAGCTGCTCAGAATGCTCGGCAG CCGCCGCTTGGCAGAGTCGTCCAACCTTCCAGACATCGCAGCAGATCTCAAGAGCATCCAGAGTGAGCTGGGCATCGCCGCCCGCCCTGATGTCGACTTCATCCTTATCAGGGACGACATGGTTGCCAGAGAG GCACACGGTCTGCCCTGTCCTCCTGCATTGACCACGTGGAGAAGCACAGTGGAGCAGAGAGCTGTAGACATGATGTGTCACGTCTATGAACCCAGCAAGAG GGAGAGCTTGCAGCTGTGTGTGGGACCACTGTTGCACACCTTTTTGTTGAACATAGAAGAGAAGCTACAAGGTGCATCGACGGAGCCTAACAG GAAGTTGTTCTTGTACTCCGCCCACGACACCACTTTGATCCCGTGCCTGATGGCTCTGGGCATTTTCGACATGCAATGGCCGCCGTACGCCGCCGACCTCACGCTAGAGCTTCATCAGCATCAACACACCAAGGAGGCTTTTGTCAAAGTGTCCTACAAAGGCCAG GATCAACTTGTACCAGGATGCAGTGGACTCTACTGCCCCCTGCAGGAATTCAAACAGGTGCTTTCAGCACATtcgctcaactctgaactctaCCAGTCGCTTTGCAACAACACTTAA
- the LOC129187162 gene encoding uncharacterized protein LOC129187162 isoform X2, whose translation MEEDLEHFLHSREVPNEDIMRMKRDKVDKAVLRIMADEQMANYIRSYGDRIAVLSFCQQTDTEQCSTDKETLLQRIRDRIGTRKMKSKTKGALSSASGVFQRSGDSMARQSNTAAEKTSRKIEIGWLHYGKHEYQQVRTRNGGGTRHVTVEKTATVADILEKGKDLFFPDGCSPKGPACDFTFDICDFKGKMIQLDDTVGRLYEKTKLKLLRFYIRTKAGGPSTGHSLSELNECSEDSLSEDLSFSITEGANSKLNEGGSHIDREGSVTELLDHRHPSDSYKINQMHHRTAQGPRQSEPSQSTPTDQRQGTNRSFPDPWSETIDLTSTSLSHSLQTEHEHIYRVASEDTELDEADTVLWDPEDNLGNEENVVITYHLVDSEDVTQSPEVNAVLNQELCLPSADGLTTLDEQSIHEEVVVTTRDREITFDLHSNSSGHLSPSSSSSNLGNPQTSQRASICRIKVVEDLLAVFMDSSILNLTLKMDFVNEKAVDDAGVSREVYTAFWEQFLEQCEGEMERVPRLRPDFGEAEWQAVGRIWVKGLTDHGVMPVRLSVAFIFACIHGIDSVDADVLMASFFNYLSPIERSVVEKALQGTREEGDDEDLLDLFTRMGSHFLPSTEGMKAAIETMAHKAILQEPKYIIDCFSIPMSHVFPKLFDKQSVLSLYDSKKATGKRVSQLLETTNVMLSQREQATFNHLQRYVKNAEQTKAEKFLRFCTGSSVICVDKIMIHFNAETGLNRRPVAHTCGATLEVPTTYSSFPEFRTEFDNILASNYLDMDIM comes from the exons ATGGAGGAGGACTTGGAGCATTTCCTGCATTCTAGAGAGGTCCCTAATGAGGACATTATGCGGATGAAGAGAGACAAG GTTGACAAGGCAGTATTGCGCATAATGGCGGATGAGCAAATGGCCAATTACATCAGGTCTTATGGCGACCGGATAGCTGTCCTGTCATTCTGTCAACAAACAGACACTGAACAATGCAGCACCGATAAGGAGActcttttacagagaataaGAGATAGAATTGGGACtagaaaaatgaaatcaaaaacCAAAGGAGCACTCTCTAGTGCATCTGGTGTGTTCCAAAGGTCAGGTGACTCAATGGCAAGACAGAGCAATACTGCAGCAGAAAAGACCTCCAGGAAGATTGAAATTGGGTGGCTTCATTATGGCAAGCATGAATACCAGCAAGTCAGGACCAGGAATGGTGGAGGAACAAGACATGTCACTGTGGAAAAGACAGCAACTGTTGCTGATATTTTAGAAAAGGGAAAGGACCTATTTTTCCCAGATGGGTGCTCACCAAAGGGTCCAGCATGTGACTTTACGTTTgacatttgtgattttaaaggAAAGATGATTCAGTTAGATGACACTGTTGGCAGACtgtatgaaaaaacaaaactgaagcTGCTTAGATTTTACATTCGCACAAAAGCAGGCGGCCCTTCAACAGGTCACTCCTTATCAGAACTGAATGAATGTAGTGAAGATTCATTGTCTGAGGATTTATCTTTTAGCATCACTGAAGGAGCAAATTCTAAGCTGAATGAAGGCGGATCCCACATTGACAGAGAAGGTTCAGTCACAGAGCTGCTGGATCATAGACATCCATCTGACAGTTACAAAATAAATCAG ATGCACCACAGAACAGCACAAGGTCCACGTCAATCAGAGCCCTCTCAGTCGACCCCAACAGACCAAAGGCAGGGCACAAACAGAAGCTTTCCAGATCCCTGGTCTGAAACCATTGATTTGACCAGCACAAGTCTCAGTCACTCCCTCCAAACAGAGCATGAGCACATCTATCGTGTAGCTTCTGAAGACACAGAACTAGACGAGGCAGATACAGTTCTATGGGATCCAGAAGATAACCTTGGTAACGAGGAGAACGTTGTGATAACATATCATCTTGTCGACAGTGAGGATGTCACACAG AGTCCAGAAGTGAATGCAGTACTTAATCAGGAGTTATGTTTGCCTTCTGCTGATGGCCTGACCACACTAGATGAGCAGTCCATCCATGAGGAAGTAGTGGTAACTACACGG GACAGAGAAATTACGTTTGATTTGCACTCAAATTCAAGCGGCCATCTTTCCCCATCATCCTCATCCAGCAACCTAGGAAATCCACAGACTTCACAACGTGCTTCAATTTGCAGGATTAAGGTTGTTGAAGATCTTTTGGCTGTATTCATGGACAGCAGCATCCTGAATTTGACTTTAAAAATGGACTTTGTAAATGAAAAAGCTGTTGATGATGCTGGAGtgtcaagggaagtttacactGCATTCTGGGAGCAATTTCTTGAACAGTGTGAAGGGGAAATGGAGCGAGTTCCACGGCTGAGACCAGATTTTGGCGAGGCCGAATGGCAAGCAGTTGGGCGTATCTGGGTGAAGGGCTTGACAGACCATGGTGTCATGCCAGTGAGGCTATCAGTGGCTTTCATTTTTGCCTGCATTCATGGAATTGACAGTGTTGATGCAGACGTCTTAATGGCATCATTTTTCAATTACTTATCTCCTATTGAGAGGTCAGTTGTTGAGAAGGCTCTCCAGGGCACAAGGGAGGAAGGTGATGATGAGGACCTGCTCGACCTTTTTACAAGGATGGGCTCTCATTTCCTACCTTCAACGGAAGGCATGAAGGCTGCCATAGAAACAATGGCTCACAAAGCCATTCTGCAAGAGCCAAAATACATAATTGATTGTTTCTCCATACCCATGTCACATGTATTTCCCAAACTTTTCGACAAGCAAAGTGTATTGTCTCTGTATGACTCCAAGAAGGCCACAGGCAAAAGAGTCTCACAACTCCTGGAAACAACAAATGTGATGCTCTCTCAGAGAGAGCAGGCAACCTTTAACCATCTCCAGCGTTATGTAAAAAATGCTGAGCAAACCAAAGCAGAGAAGTTCCTTCGCTTCTGTACTGGGTCCTCTGTCATATGCGTTGACAAAATTATGATTCACTTTAATGCTGAAACTGGACTCAACAGAAGGCCTGTTGCTCATACATGTGGAGCAACACTTGAAGTACCAACTACATACAGTTCTTTCCCTGAATTCCGCACAGAGTTTGACAACATCCTCGCCAGTAACTACTTAGACATGGACATCATGTGA
- the LOC129187162 gene encoding uncharacterized protein LOC129187162 isoform X1, protein MEEDLEHFLHSREVPNEDIMRMKRDKVDKAVLRIMADEQMANYIRSYGDRIAVLSFCQQTDTEQCSTDKETLLQRIRDRIGTRKMKSKTKGALSSASGVFQRSGDSMARQSNTAAEKTSRKIEIGWLHYGKHEYQQVRTRNGGGTRHVTVEKTATVADILEKGKDLFFPDGCSPKGPACDFTFDICDFKGKMIQLDDTVGRLYEKTKLKLLRFYIRTKAGGPSTGHSLSELNECSEDSLSEDLSFSITEGANSKLNEGGSHIDREGSVTELLDHRHPSDSYKINQMHHRTAQGPRQSEPSQSTPTDQRQGTNRSFPDPWSETIDLTSTSLSHSLQTEHEHIYRVASEDTELDEADTVLWDPEDNLGNEENVVITYHLVDSEDVTQSPEVNAVLNQELCLPSADGLTTLDEQSIHEEVVVTTRQDREITFDLHSNSSGHLSPSSSSSNLGNPQTSQRASICRIKVVEDLLAVFMDSSILNLTLKMDFVNEKAVDDAGVSREVYTAFWEQFLEQCEGEMERVPRLRPDFGEAEWQAVGRIWVKGLTDHGVMPVRLSVAFIFACIHGIDSVDADVLMASFFNYLSPIERSVVEKALQGTREEGDDEDLLDLFTRMGSHFLPSTEGMKAAIETMAHKAILQEPKYIIDCFSIPMSHVFPKLFDKQSVLSLYDSKKATGKRVSQLLETTNVMLSQREQATFNHLQRYVKNAEQTKAEKFLRFCTGSSVICVDKIMIHFNAETGLNRRPVAHTCGATLEVPTTYSSFPEFRTEFDNILASNYLDMDIM, encoded by the exons ATGGAGGAGGACTTGGAGCATTTCCTGCATTCTAGAGAGGTCCCTAATGAGGACATTATGCGGATGAAGAGAGACAAG GTTGACAAGGCAGTATTGCGCATAATGGCGGATGAGCAAATGGCCAATTACATCAGGTCTTATGGCGACCGGATAGCTGTCCTGTCATTCTGTCAACAAACAGACACTGAACAATGCAGCACCGATAAGGAGActcttttacagagaataaGAGATAGAATTGGGACtagaaaaatgaaatcaaaaacCAAAGGAGCACTCTCTAGTGCATCTGGTGTGTTCCAAAGGTCAGGTGACTCAATGGCAAGACAGAGCAATACTGCAGCAGAAAAGACCTCCAGGAAGATTGAAATTGGGTGGCTTCATTATGGCAAGCATGAATACCAGCAAGTCAGGACCAGGAATGGTGGAGGAACAAGACATGTCACTGTGGAAAAGACAGCAACTGTTGCTGATATTTTAGAAAAGGGAAAGGACCTATTTTTCCCAGATGGGTGCTCACCAAAGGGTCCAGCATGTGACTTTACGTTTgacatttgtgattttaaaggAAAGATGATTCAGTTAGATGACACTGTTGGCAGACtgtatgaaaaaacaaaactgaagcTGCTTAGATTTTACATTCGCACAAAAGCAGGCGGCCCTTCAACAGGTCACTCCTTATCAGAACTGAATGAATGTAGTGAAGATTCATTGTCTGAGGATTTATCTTTTAGCATCACTGAAGGAGCAAATTCTAAGCTGAATGAAGGCGGATCCCACATTGACAGAGAAGGTTCAGTCACAGAGCTGCTGGATCATAGACATCCATCTGACAGTTACAAAATAAATCAG ATGCACCACAGAACAGCACAAGGTCCACGTCAATCAGAGCCCTCTCAGTCGACCCCAACAGACCAAAGGCAGGGCACAAACAGAAGCTTTCCAGATCCCTGGTCTGAAACCATTGATTTGACCAGCACAAGTCTCAGTCACTCCCTCCAAACAGAGCATGAGCACATCTATCGTGTAGCTTCTGAAGACACAGAACTAGACGAGGCAGATACAGTTCTATGGGATCCAGAAGATAACCTTGGTAACGAGGAGAACGTTGTGATAACATATCATCTTGTCGACAGTGAGGATGTCACACAG AGTCCAGAAGTGAATGCAGTACTTAATCAGGAGTTATGTTTGCCTTCTGCTGATGGCCTGACCACACTAGATGAGCAGTCCATCCATGAGGAAGTAGTGGTAACTACACGG CAGGACAGAGAAATTACGTTTGATTTGCACTCAAATTCAAGCGGCCATCTTTCCCCATCATCCTCATCCAGCAACCTAGGAAATCCACAGACTTCACAACGTGCTTCAATTTGCAGGATTAAGGTTGTTGAAGATCTTTTGGCTGTATTCATGGACAGCAGCATCCTGAATTTGACTTTAAAAATGGACTTTGTAAATGAAAAAGCTGTTGATGATGCTGGAGtgtcaagggaagtttacactGCATTCTGGGAGCAATTTCTTGAACAGTGTGAAGGGGAAATGGAGCGAGTTCCACGGCTGAGACCAGATTTTGGCGAGGCCGAATGGCAAGCAGTTGGGCGTATCTGGGTGAAGGGCTTGACAGACCATGGTGTCATGCCAGTGAGGCTATCAGTGGCTTTCATTTTTGCCTGCATTCATGGAATTGACAGTGTTGATGCAGACGTCTTAATGGCATCATTTTTCAATTACTTATCTCCTATTGAGAGGTCAGTTGTTGAGAAGGCTCTCCAGGGCACAAGGGAGGAAGGTGATGATGAGGACCTGCTCGACCTTTTTACAAGGATGGGCTCTCATTTCCTACCTTCAACGGAAGGCATGAAGGCTGCCATAGAAACAATGGCTCACAAAGCCATTCTGCAAGAGCCAAAATACATAATTGATTGTTTCTCCATACCCATGTCACATGTATTTCCCAAACTTTTCGACAAGCAAAGTGTATTGTCTCTGTATGACTCCAAGAAGGCCACAGGCAAAAGAGTCTCACAACTCCTGGAAACAACAAATGTGATGCTCTCTCAGAGAGAGCAGGCAACCTTTAACCATCTCCAGCGTTATGTAAAAAATGCTGAGCAAACCAAAGCAGAGAAGTTCCTTCGCTTCTGTACTGGGTCCTCTGTCATATGCGTTGACAAAATTATGATTCACTTTAATGCTGAAACTGGACTCAACAGAAGGCCTGTTGCTCATACATGTGGAGCAACACTTGAAGTACCAACTACATACAGTTCTTTCCCTGAATTCCGCACAGAGTTTGACAACATCCTCGCCAGTAACTACTTAGACATGGACATCATGTGA
- the LOC129187166 gene encoding uncharacterized protein LOC129187166, translated as MEWDRFIEFYFELGLKYKDIKTVLSSKHRFEVSQRHLKRICSERGLSRRKAYSDVAVLVDFIKYQLQYSGQLHGYRWMYAKCRESGLRVRKEDVRMALKELDPRGVAFRQARRLRRRRYFSKGPNFIWHLDSYDKLKPYGFCINGSIDGFSRKIIWLNAYTTNSDPKLIGGYYIEAVQRLGGCPRIVRGDPGTENGHVRDFQRLLVPIPPDGTVDSYLEGASTANQRIESWWGFLRRQCVEFWLCLFTDLRDNGLYDGGFLDKAILQFCCMGLIQDELDDTAQVWNTHTIRPSKNINVPSGRPNVMHTLPQLYGTRDFLSPVDDAVQLCKDECVFRLSIPCDPDVYKLCLIFMAESHLTPPADPYQAVSLYMHLRQVITESI; from the exons ATGGAGTGGGATAGGTTTATTGAGTTTTATTTTGAGTTGGGCCTAAAATACAAAGATATTAAAACAGTGCTTAGCAGTAAACATAGGTTCGAGGTAAGTCAAAGACACCTAAAAAGAATCTGCAGCGAAAGAGGGCTCTCTCGTCGCAAAGCGTATTCAGATGTAGCGGTCCTGGTTGATTTCATCAAGTACCAACTGCAATACTCCGGACAACTTCACGGGTATAGATGGATGTACGCGAAATGCAGAGAAAGTGGACTACGGGTGAGGAAAGAGGATGTGCGAATGGCATTGAAGGAACTGGATCCGAGAGGAGTCGCATTCAGGCAAGCAAGGCGCTTACGACGACGGAGGTACTTCTCCAAAGGGCCGAACTTCATCTGGCACCTGGACTCATATGATAAACTGAAGCCATATGGCTTCTGTATCAACGGGAGCATTGACGGGTTCTCCAGAAAGATTATCTGGCTCAACGCGTACACCACAAACAGTGACCCAAAGCTGATTGGAGGCTATTACATCGAAGCAGTTCAACGTTTGGGGGGCTGCCCACGAATTGTGAGGGGTGATCCTGGCACTGAGAATGGCCATGTAAGAGACTTTCAGCGGTTACTTGTCCCTATTCCTCCAGACGGCACCGTTGACAGTTACTTGGAGGGAGCCAGTACCGCCAACCAAAGAATTGAATCTTGGTGGGGTTTTCTACGCAGACAGTGTGTGGAGTTTTGGTTGTGTTTGTTTACAGACCTCAGAGATAATGGATTATATGACGGCGGGTTTCTGGACAAGGCAATCCTTCAGTTTTGTTGCATGGGACTCATCCAG GATGAGTTGGATGACACTGCACAGGTTTGGAATACACACACCATCAGACCGTCAAAAAACATCAACGTCCCCAGTGGTCGGCCCAATGTGATGCATACATTACCTCAACTCTATGGAACCAGAGACTTCCTTTCCCCCGTTGATGATGCAGTCCAACTGTGCAAAGATGAATGCGTCTTTCGCCTGTCAATACCATGTGATCCAGATGTGTATAAACTGTGCCTTATCTTTATGGCAGAGTCCCATCTGACTCCACCAGCTGATCCATATCAGGCGGTGAGTTTGTACATGCATCTTAGACAGGTCATCACTGAGTCTATATAA
- the gja5a gene encoding gap junction protein, alpha 5a — translation MGDWSLLGNVLEEVQEHSTSVGKVWLTVLFIFRILVLGTAAESSWGDEQSDFLCDTQQPGCTNVCYDSAFPIAHIRYWVLQIVFVSTPSLIYMGHAMHTVRSEEKRRRRELEEREARVEGGGADLEGEKEYLQQKENGREVRSDGQSRVRLKGPLLQTYVLSILIRTAMEVIFIVVQYLIYGVFLKALYLCTSWPCPNPVNCYMSRPTEKNIFIVFMLVVAAVSLVLSVLELYYLGWKSMRACIRGKVTQRNVTLEPNSPPLPSASSTPPPPDFIRCAITSSMTPMTSMTSMASHPFSNRMALQQNSANLATERHHSRDNLEDDRDFLVRYQQAPKEVPNNNCHPLPALHSGYTRDKRRLSKTSGSSSRARQDDLAV, via the coding sequence ATGGGCGACTGGAGTCTCTTGGGGAACGTCCTGGAGGAAGTCCAGGAGCATTCCACCTCTGTGGGGAAGGTGTGGCTCACCGTGCTCTTCATCTTCCGCATCCTGGTGCTGGGCACGGCGGCCGAGTCATCGTGGGGGGATGAGCAGAGCGACTTCCTGTGCGACACGCAGCAGCCCGGCTGCACCAACGTGTGCTACGACAGCGCCTTCCCCATCGCCCACATCCGCTACTGGGTGCTGCAGATCGTTTTTGTGTCCACGCCGTCGCTTATTTACATGGGTCACGCCATGCACACGGTGCGCAGCGAGGAGAAGCGGCGGCGGAGGGAGCTTGAGGAGAGGGAGGCCCGTGTGGAGGGAGGCGGGGCAGACCTGGAGGGGGAGAAGGAGTACCTGCAGCAGAAGGAAAACGGCAGGGAGGTGAGGTCAGACGGGCAGAGCCGTGTCCGCCTTAAAGGACCTCTGCTGCAGACGTACGTCCTGAGCATCCTGATCCGCACCGCCATGGAGGTCATCTTCATCGTGGTGCAGTACTTGATTTACGGCGTCTTCCTCAAGGCGCTCTACCTGTGCACGTCGTGGCCGTGCCCCAACCCGGTCAACTGCTACATGTCCCGCCCCACGGAGAAGAACATCTTCATCGTCTTCATGCTGGTGGTCGCCGCCGTGTCCTTGGTGCTGTCCGTGCTGGAGCTCTACTACCTGGGCTGGAAGAGCATGAGGGCGTGCATCCGCGGGAAGGTGACGCAACGCAACGTCACCTTGGAGCCAAACAGCCCGCCTCTGCCCTCGGCCTCCTCCACCCCTCCCCCCCCTGACTTCATCCGGTGCGCCATCACTTCCTCCATGACCCCCATGACGTCCATGACCTCCATGGCCTCGCACCCCTTCAGCAACAGGATGGCACTGCAGCAGAACTCGGCCAACCTGGCCACGGAGCGCCACCACAGTCGAGACAACCTCGAGGATGACCGGGACTTCCTGGTAAGGTACCAGCAGGCCCCCAAGGAGGTGCCCAACAACAACTGCCACCCGTTGCCCGCGCTGCACTCAGGGTACACCAGGGACAAACGACGACTGAGCAAGACGAGCGGAAGCAGCAGTCGAGCTCGTCAAGACGACCTGGCCGTTTAA